The Candidatus Abyssobacteria bacterium SURF_5 region GAAAACGGCCAGCCCGTGGATCCGCTGGTCTGGCTTCAAAGGAGGACGTAAATGCAACGCAACCGCAGTCAGTTCGTTCTGTTTTTGGTCTCGGTCCTCATGCTGGGGCTCCTGTTCGGCAACAGCCTCTCAGGATATGTCGCGGCCCAAACAGGATCGACATACACCGACTTGGAAATCTTCTCGGACGCTCTCAGCATCGTTCAGAATGAATATGTCGAGCAGGTGCCGACCAAAACATTGATCTACGGAGCTATGAAAGGAATGCTGGACGGCCTCGATCCGCACAGCCAGTTCATGCCTCCGGACACCTATAAGGAATTGAAAGTGGAGACCGAGGGCCATTTCGGCGGCCTCGGCATCGTTATCAGCCTTGATGAAAACAAGATTCTTACTGTCGTCTCGCCCATTGAAGATACGCCGGCATTCAAGGCGGGCGTTCAGGCGAACGACAAGATCATTAAAATCGAGGGTGAAAGCACGCAGGGATTGGTGCTCGAAGAGGCCGTGAAAAAACTGAGAGGACCGAAAGGCTCGAAAGTGGCGATCACCGTGCTCCGTCTCAGCGACGATCCAAAGGAGCTTCCGCAGGAGCTCGAGTTCGTGCTGACCAGGGCCGATATCCAGATTCGCAGCGTCACGCACGAGATGATCGAAGAAAAGATCGGCCGCATCCGCCTGCGCGAGTTCAGTGAGAAAACCGCGCTCGAGCTGCACAAGTCGTTGGAAGATCTCAAGGCGCAGGGGATGCGCTCGCTCGTCCTCGATTTGCGCAATAATCCGGGCGGCCTCCTCAACGTCGCAGCCGACGTCGCCGACGAGTTCTTCGAGAAAGGCCAGTTGCTGGTCTACACCGAGTCGCGCCATGCCGATCAGAACCTGAAATTCAAGGCGAAATCGAAGGCCGCCATCGGACCCGACATCCCGATCGTCGTCCTGGTTAACGGAGGAAGCGCAAGCGCATCGGAAATCGTTGCGGGCGCATTGAAGGACACCAGACGAGCTGTCATCATGGGCGAGAAAACCTTTGGGAAGGGTTCTGTTCAGAGCATTATTCCGCTGAGTGATGGATCCGCCCTCCGCTTGACAACTGCCAAATATCTCACCCCCGGCGGCAGCTCGATCAATGGGACCGGCATCCTGCCGGACATCGAGGTGAAATTGACGAAGGAACAAATGACCCAATTGATGACCACGATGGAAGTGCCGGGCTCAGTCAAGCGGCAGACGGAACAGGGCGAGCAGAAGGTCGTTGACATCCAGTTGCAGAGAGCCATCGAGCTGCTCCAGGGCTATGATATCTTCAAGACACTCGAGCAGAATATCAGCGTCGCGAAAATGAATATCGAAGAGCAGGGGAGGGATGCCGGCACGAATCCGGAAAGCGCCGCCGCGCCGGCTAACGAGGAGGAATCGCTCGAAGGAAAGGATTTCCTCATCGAGACCCCCGGCGAATTAGAGGAAGTGCCGCTTGAAAAATAAACGCAGAGAACTCCGAATCGACGGGCGCGCCTGGAACGAACTGCGCCCCGTCCGCATCCAGAGGGGATTTACGGGGCACGCCGAAGGCTCGGCCTTCATCGAGATCGGAAAGACTCGCGTCCTCTGCACGGCTTCGGTGGAACCGAAGGTGCCGGACTTCCTGGAAGGCTCCGGCAAGGGCTGGATCACGGCGGAATACTCCATGCTGCCTCGCTCCACCGTTACGCGCACTTCGCGCGGGCCGTCGGCGCGCTCGTACGAAATCCAGCGACTGATCGGACGCGCTCTGCGCTCGGTAACGGACCTTTCCCGTCTCGGCTCGCGCACGATCAGGATCGACTGCGATGTGATAGAAGCCGACGGAAGCACGCGCACTTCAGCGATCACCGGCTCGTTCATCGCGCTGTATGACGCGCTGAACAAGTTGATCGTCTCGAACGAAGTCGCCTCCATGCCCATCATTCAATTCGTGGCCGCGACAAGCGTCGGCATTGTAAATGGCCATTCGGTGCTCGACCTTTGTTATGAGGAGGACTCGCGCGCAGACGTTGACCTGAATATCGTGATGACGGAGGACGGGCAATTG contains the following coding sequences:
- a CDS encoding ribonuclease PH encodes the protein MKNKRRELRIDGRAWNELRPVRIQRGFTGHAEGSAFIEIGKTRVLCTASVEPKVPDFLEGSGKGWITAEYSMLPRSTVTRTSRGPSARSYEIQRLIGRALRSVTDLSRLGSRTIRIDCDVIEADGSTRTSAITGSFIALYDALNKLIVSNEVASMPIIQFVAATSVGIVNGHSVLDLCYEEDSRADVDLNIVMTEDGQLVEIQGTAERPFERLLLDELLDLAREGIQQLVTWQRKTLLIDSD
- a CDS encoding S41 family peptidase yields the protein MQRNRSQFVLFLVSVLMLGLLFGNSLSGYVAAQTGSTYTDLEIFSDALSIVQNEYVEQVPTKTLIYGAMKGMLDGLDPHSQFMPPDTYKELKVETEGHFGGLGIVISLDENKILTVVSPIEDTPAFKAGVQANDKIIKIEGESTQGLVLEEAVKKLRGPKGSKVAITVLRLSDDPKELPQELEFVLTRADIQIRSVTHEMIEEKIGRIRLREFSEKTALELHKSLEDLKAQGMRSLVLDLRNNPGGLLNVAADVADEFFEKGQLLVYTESRHADQNLKFKAKSKAAIGPDIPIVVLVNGGSASASEIVAGALKDTRRAVIMGEKTFGKGSVQSIIPLSDGSALRLTTAKYLTPGGSSINGTGILPDIEVKLTKEQMTQLMTTMEVPGSVKRQTEQGEQKVVDIQLQRAIELLQGYDIFKTLEQNISVAKMNIEEQGRDAGTNPESAAAPANEEESLEGKDFLIETPGELEEVPLEK